In one Lolium rigidum isolate FL_2022 chromosome 3, APGP_CSIRO_Lrig_0.1, whole genome shotgun sequence genomic region, the following are encoded:
- the LOC124699378 gene encoding uncharacterized protein LOC124699378, with the protein MDVVCEECGDAGFRELLLRCSKCKNAARHGYCLDAVIFDLAVEWLCSGCIPKHNEAIKSLEEVSNQRQLSNAQVGCSMISEPTVDNEKLIKARGLCTTRPHQKRNDRVDGSTKHFPSGDASNRGQCTDKPHNETRDGSDATIAQFCSGDALDSCEVFVGDTPNHKNCEKEGEDRNGHLTWAVETSDGSSDPPLDHVLEFELNNSEKAMDGNKLVSNSVDCTDLSSVRSGYSASLKCVEGLEQVGLSVNGEKSEPVKADKGLEKSVVASKFAPNCSKLIQGSDLKTGSAHVLNPLKQSLGSWSMVPMRSSPSNELEDVAVQKNSAERTRCLVDEETNTPSMENLIVLQPSMTNEFLVSDEGDSDKASRISDEVLLSTKGKRMPRRMSGDTEIDSSYKVNGISNLESAKGDLDARNLQRNAGQPSSLDVKKAVLQGAINSELLSSKFVGPCESTKINPRKRKQAEIYTPDGSKYRKTTITNKNEIANDAQSKCGRPALATSLRDGQNMPREDNGGNDKVIGHSKKRKYKKMDTRPLDKPYWTGIMKIDKNYIPLAAHLSTKSCKKVQEQSTSLPPIIKVTKVSTSKTCLKHLEASMTSADSIGLYFFSSDMRPNKELDQLVKHVADSGIVLEAIVGLAKLFIVPSLILPEEYQTFQGKPYLWGVCQEKIKIKRLAPVEQILYNTTFKGDHVQEQHVLGQQNKAQDDTLDQVVHPENQCLLDANQEVGEETLSGNGRLPLVDMGDGVSANISPADHGQPCSNPEAPSLKLCGLVVSRTPRSAQLIQEMQKEGALLFAVQQVMAEPGSLAKGQNMSTAITLSSVMSIT; encoded by the exons ATATTGCTTGGATGCGGTAATCTTTGATTTGGCAGTGGAGTGGTTGTGCAGTGGTTGTATCCCAAAACACAATGAAGCCATTAAATCATTAGAAGAGGTGTCTAATCAAAGGCAACTTAGTAACGCCCAGGTGGGTTGCTCTATGATTAGTGAACCAACTGTGGACAACGAGAAGTTAATTAAGGCCCGAGGACTTTGTACAACTAGACCACACCAGAAAAGAAATGATCGTGTGGATGGAAGTACTAAACATTTCCCGAGTGGAGACGCATCCAATCGGGGACAATGTACAGACAAGCCACACAACGAAACAAGAGATGGTAGTGATGCAACCATTGCACAATTTTGTAGTGGAGACGCATTAGATTCGTGTGAAGTCTTCGTCGGGGATACACCCAACCACAAAAATTGTGAGAAGGAAGGGGAGGATAGAAATGGACACTTAACTTGGGCCGTGGAGACTTCTGATGGTTCAAGTGATCCGCCTTTGGATCATGTTTTAGAATTTGAACTCAATAATTCGGAAAAGGCAATGGATGGTAATAAACTTGTTTCTAATTCCGTGGACTGTACCGATCTCTCAAGTGTAAGGAGTGGCTACTCTGCTTCATTGAAGTGTGTGGAGGGTCTGGAGCAAGTGGGTTTGTCAGTGAACGGGGAGAAATCTGAACCAGTGAAGGCAGATAAAGGATTGGAGAAGAGTGTTGTGGCATCAAAGTTTGCACCAAATTGTTCAAAGCTGATCCAAGGATCAGATCTGAAGACAGGGAGTGCACATGTCTTGAATCCTCTAAAGCAAAGTTTGGGTTCCTGGTCAATGGTACCCATGCGATCAAGTCCCTCAAATGAACTAGAAGACGTGGCTGTTCAGAAAAATAGTGCTGAAAGAACAAGGTGCTTGGTGGATGAGGAAACCAACACGCCTTCAATGGAGAATCTCATTGTATTACAACCCTCTATGACAAATGAATTCTTGGTTTCCGATGAAGGCGACTCGGATAAAGCAAGTAGAATATCAGATGAGGTTTTATTGAGCACCAAAGGCAAGAGGATGCCAAGGCGAATGAGTGGTGACACAGAGATAGATAGCTCCTACAAGGTAAATGGAATTTCAAATCTTGAGTCAGCAAAGGGTGACCTGGATGCAAGAAACCTCCAACGTAATGCAGGACAACCGTCATCTCTTGATGTCAAAAAGGCGGTATTACAAGGAGCCATTAATAGCGAGTTATTATCTTCCAAGTTTGTTGGTCCATGCGAGTCAACAAAAATTAACCCTAGAAAGCGTAAACAAGCAGAAATCTATACTCCAGATGGATCGAAATATCGGAAAACTACTATTACAAATAAGAACGAAATTGCTAATGATGCACAGTCAAAATGTGGTAGACCTGCACTAGCAACATCATTGAGAGATGGTCAGAACATGCCCAGGGAAGACAATGGTGGGAATGATAAAGTTATTGGGCACTCCAAGAAGAGAAAATATAAGAAAATGGACACACGGCCCCTTGATAAACCTTATTGGAC TGGAATCATGAAGATTGACAAGAACTATATTCCATTGGCTGCACACCTGTCAACCAAATCATGCAAGAAGGTGCAGGAACAGTCAACATCATTGCCACCAATAATAAAAGTAACCAAAGTTTCTACATCGAAAACATGTCTGAAACACTTGGAGGCATCGATGACCTCAGCTGACAGTATTGGCTTGTATTTCTTTTCAAGTGATATGAG GCCAAATAAAGAGCTGGATCAGCTAGTGAAGCATGTCGCTGATAGTGGTATCGTTCTAGAAGCTATTGTTGGTTTGGCCAAGCTGTTTATCGTCCCTTCTTTGATCCTACCAGAGGAATATCAGA CgttccaggggaaaccctatttGTGGGGAGTGTGCCAAGAAAAGATAAAGATCAAAAGATTAGCTCCAGTGGAACAAATATTGTACAACACAACGTTTAAGGGTGATCATGTCCAAGAACAGCATGTCTTGGGCCAGCAAAACAAGGCGCAAGACGACACCCTGGACCAAGTTGTGCATCCCGAGAATCAATGCTTGCTAGATGCAAACCAAGAAGTAGGAGAGGAAACGTTGTCTGGTAATGGTCGACTTCCCTTAGTTGACATGGGAGACGGAGTTTCTGCAAATATCAGCCCAGCTGATCATGGACAGCCCTGCTCAAATCCAGAAGCTCCGTCACTCAAACTCTGTGGCCTTGTTGTGTCACGGACACCAAGATCCGCGCAACTCATCCAGGAGATGCAGAAGGAAGGCGCATTACTGTTTGCTGTGCAGCAGGTGATGGCAGAGCCTGGGTCACTGGCGAAGGGTCAGAACATGTCCACCGCAATCACGCTGTCGTCTGTAATGAGCATAACCTGA